TTGATCTCGGCATTGAGCGATCTAGGGAAAAGTAAATCCTTTATTGCCGCAACAGGAACCTATACGTATTCAGATTTAAAAACAAAAAACTGGTATACTAATCTGAAGACCTACAATGACTCTTGTCCATCACAGCGAATTGAAATAGTGAAGACCGATAAATATGGGTATGGTTTGAAAGTATACATTAATGGAAAGTATAGTGAAGTAGCGTTAACTAATTTGATGTATGCCCAATCGAAAGAAGGTATGAAAGAATTAGGGATTACAATGAGAGATATGGCTGGAGAAATGACAGGGCTCTATAGTTTGTATCGTCTGTTTAATGGAAAAGACCCAGTGACAGGGGAACAAGCCAGTCGATTAGAAGCAGGTCTGTGGACAGCATTGTTATTATTACCACAGGCAAAAATGCTCAGTGCGGCAAGAGAACTCCGAGCAGGGAATCGCTTATTAACAGGCGTTAATTTGACCGCAAAGGACCTACAAATTTTAAATAAAGCTGGATATTTTGATGATGTTGGTAAGATAGGTAAACTTGAGAAAACTGGTGGATTTACTAAAGCGCAAAAAGTTGAGAACTTCCAAAACAGGATTGATAATATTAGGAATAGGATGCCAAATTCGAAGCTGAAAAATCAAGGAAATATGGCTGTCGCTGATGTTAAAATAAAGGTTTGCCAGACGAGTTTATGGCACATAGTAAAATTCACGGACCAAGTAGCAAAGGTGCAGATTTAGGCAATTTCTCACCTGCATCAGAAAATAGGATTTTCGAATCATATACAATAGATAAGTTCCCAAGGTATAATGATACTGAGGTTAAAATTCTGGAGGATATAGCATCTAAAATCAAAGATCCAAAACTTTCTGGTAAGATAGATTTGTATACAGAACTACCAGCTTGCCAAAGCTGTACAAATGTTATATTAGAGTTTAGAAAAAAGTTTCCAAATATAGAACTTAATATATTTACGAAGTAGGTGGAAAAAATGAGTGAAATTAGTTATTTAGAAGCAAAAGAATTAACTTTAGAAGACTATGAAGATTTTATTGAAGATGAAGGGTTTAGCCCCAATCAAGCAGTAGCCGCAACTTTTGAAGATTCTGTATTAATGATGAAAAAAAGTCATAAAGTTTATGTATCAGTGATGGTAAATCTTTCGATTTTGAGTTTAAGACAAGATTTTTTACCAGATTATCTATTAGAGAAGCAAGAAAGTTTAAAAATGGTTAATGGTTTAAATGAAGAAGAACAGTCTGTTTATGATTCAGATATAAGTACTTTGAATCAGTTGTTAAGCAATCAAAAATTTGAGATAGATAAAGATGAAGAATATAAGCTAAGAGTTAACATGTTATTAGAGCAGTACTGATTATAGAATAATAAAAAGGTGCATTATTCTATAATGGTAATCGGATAGTAAAAATTCGATTAGTAAGCTAAACTTACTATTTAAGTTGTCAATGAGGCTAGTGTAGTCTGAGGTAAGTCATATTTTAATTGCATAAAAAGAGGGAATAATTATTTCATCCATTAGATATTTTATCTAGAATACACGTTATTAAGACGTACTAGGAGAAAAAAATAATTATATATTATATCTATGAAGACCAATCATTCGTAAGGAGTGATTGGTCTATTTTTGTGCTTGAAGGAGGAAATAAAATGTTCAAAGAAAAAGGAAATCGATACATCACGAAGGGAGTGAACGAACAATCGCCAAAAGAAATCGATTAATGAAATCATATGGTATCAAAACTGAATACAATGATCACAGCAATTATCTTGAGATTATGAGTAGTTGCTATTTTTTATTTAATTTAGCAGGTTAAAATCGTTCAATTTTTTGTTACTATAGATGTAAAGGAGTGTGGCATGGTTGAGTACAGATTATCCAGTAACAATAAAAGAATTTTTTCAATGGTTAGATGATGGTGGGTATAATCAGTTTGGAATTCACCTGAGTGAAAATACAAATCCAGAAGGATATGGAGTAAGAAGAGTTGGTTCACAACTTGAACTATTTTATTCTGAAAGAGGTCAGGTATATCCAGAAAAACAGTTTAATACTGAGAAAAAACTAGTTGGCTACTTAGCTGCAAAATTAGAGAAAAGTAATTGGGCTAGAACCCATTGTATTTCTGCTACAGAGAACAAGAATACCTCAGAAGTATTAGCTAAAGAACTGAATAAAATGAACATTAAATTTGATCAGGAAGAGCTACCATATTCCAATGATGGAAGAATGTTTTACAGGACAATGGTGTACGGGACTGATATCAAGAAAGTAGAACATCTAAAACAGAAATACTATAACTAACATAATAAATATCGGAAATATTATCAAGAAGAAAACGTAAATTGGGCATAGGAGTAATGTAATTACAAAAACATTTGAAGATAAATTTATGGAACGACAAGCAGATATGGTTGATATCGCTAAAGAATTTATTGAAGATCGAGCAGAAAAAATTTACTTATATGGTTCTATTGAAAATGGGGGTATTCCTTTAATTTATTCTTTCAAATCCATGGTCGAATTGTAACCATGAATAAAGTCAATTCTGCAATAATTGAAGGGGAAAAAGAATATGATATATCTTCCGATAGAAAATGGGCTGTTCTGCTAATAAGGACTGAAGATTTACAAAAAATAGAAGAAGTTTGCAAGAAATATGAACAACCAGTACTGACACAATTCAAATTGTACTATGATGTGCACGAAAATAGTTTGAAAGCTAAATACCAGTATGATCCTATGTATTCTAATACTGATGACCTTCATAGTTCTGACATCTTTATGTCATGGTATGAAGAAGTAAAACAAGAAATAGAGGGGGAAAAGTAGAAGAGGAAGAAAATGATGAATAATAAACAAATGTTTTACGTGATATTATTAAACGTAATCACTTTTTTCTTACTTGTTTCATGTAAAAATTCTGAGAGTATTAAAGGAACTTGGCACGTAGAAAATGACTCTGGTGAAATTTCAGAAATGACACTCACGGATACGACAATGACCGTAAATGATGTGAAGCTAGAAGTCAATCAAATCACTTCAGGTACGACTGGGGGCAAAAAATATTTTGAAATGGAAAAAGGGAGAGTAGGGAGAGTGCATATTATTTTCCCAGAAAAAAAGATGATACCATTACTATTATGATTATTCCTAATACTAAAGAACCTTATTTAAACTATGCAATGAACAGAAAGAAACAACCTGATTATTCAAAATATGATGAAAAATATGTGAAGTAATATCTATTTGAATCATTAGATAAACTCTAGAGTTACAGGCGAGCAAAATTCTGCATACGGTATGGCATATGTGTTGAACCAAACATCATATATTACAGAGAGTATTCAAGAAAATTTTCCTAAGAAATTAATAATCATTTTGAAGAACACAGGGATCTACAAGAGTTACTTAGCTGTTTTTCGATGATATTATGAGAAAGTTTTTTACATCAAAATGTTTTCTTAACCAAAATATTTAATCATGTTACTAATAACTAATTGTATTGTATCAAAAAATAATTATATATCATATCTATGAAGATCAACCACCTTAATGACGGTTGGTCTATTTTGTGTTTCAAGGAGGGAATAAAATGTTTGATAACAAAGAAAATCGTTACATCATGAAGGGAGCGCTACCAGATGCGCCAATCAAAAAATTATGGGCGATTGATGATGGTAGTCATCAAACCATGTTATTACCAGAAGATTATTAACTGGCATTTTTCTAAGAACCAACTATAACAATCAAAAAGGAGAAAAACATAAAAACAAATCAATCAAGAAAACGTGTAGCTATTGTCAGTCTTGAACTGGTGAAAGAAGCCTCCACTTTTTACGCCGCTAGATCCTGTACTAGCCCACAAGCAGTTTACGAGTTATTCGCCCCGTTTATTGAAACAAAAGACCGAGAACATTTGGTGGTCGCTGGTTTACACGTAAAAAATGAACCAACGGCTATTCAAGTTATTCACATAGGAACCAATAATTAGGCACTAACTTGTTTCATAACAAATTTTTTGATAATACATCCATCTGGTATGACTTTAAAAATGTATAAAAGATTGGAATACCAACTAACCTTTAAAAATTTTTTCAACTATAAATGAGAAAGCAGTCGATGAAATAAAGTCAAATTGAGATGGTTGTAATAGTCGGAAATTTACACTGTACGAAATTTTATTTAAGGATTTTTACCAACTTATTTATAAATTAAAAAGTTAAAGTCAACTTTCCAACTGTAAAATAAGTGAATTGTATAAGAATTTATGTACCAAGCATTTATACTGTTAAGATGATTAGGACTGACTAAATAGTATCCCTTTCTGACACACAGAACCGAATCACAAATGAATTTTTTTGTATATAAATGCTGATGCAACGATATTCTTAGTTTAAAATTACAAGATAAAAATGATGCGGTGGAATTTGTCGATACAAAAAAGAGACTATTTTCAAGAGAATTATTGATAAATGTCATACTGAATGACTAGTTAATTCGTTTAATCTATAAGGCTTTAAGATAACTAAGTGGAAAATTTTCGGAACTGAACAGTAGTCCACATAAAGTATTAGTATACTAACAAAGCTAAGAAAAAAGTTTTAGCTATTCTGATTACTTTTTTCTTTATTTAGATAGTCAATATATGAATTTCCCCAAATCGCTAAACTAGCTAGTACAGGTTTAAATAGAATGCCTAATTCGCTTAATGAGTATTCTACTTTTGGAGGTACTTGATTGTATACCTTTCTGTTAATTAAATTATTTTCTTCAAGTGCTCTCAACTGTTTTGTAAGTGTACTTTGTGTTATTTTTCCTAGACGTTTTTCTAGTTCACTGAAACGTAGTGTTTCACCGTCTAAGTGATGTAGAATTAGGATAGCCCACTTGCCTGATAAAATTTTTTGACTAGTAAAATAAGGACAAACACCATATAAATCTTGAACTTTAGCCATTAATTTTCCTCCTAACTACCTAAAAAGATAGTAACTATTATAAAAAAACGTACTTGTTTTTTGAAATGTACGTAATATAATTATAGCATAGATTTACAAAAATTAATTTAAAGAATGGGAGGTTTTATTATAAGAGTGGTAGTGATGGGTTCAAGTGAGAAATGGCAAATTACTAATGGGAGATTTACAGAAATTTGATGTCGTAGCGAATGATTTTGGTACCTGGGTATTAGAAACTCTTTCTCAACATAATACGAGAGTACATCACCTAAATGATAGTTTGTATAGAAGCAAAATCCGGTTACTAGTTTTGGGTGAAGCTGGAAGTTTCTACACTGATTCAGCATAGACTCAACAATTTCAATATGGTCTGATTTCTTAGACGCATATAAATCAGTAAGCTCGAAAATAGGTAATTCTATTTGGAGCAAAGTAAACAGGTTAAAAGCTATTTTTTTATTATACAATAAAGTGAGCATCTAAATAACATTTTGGAGGAATGACATTGGCTAAACGATATTCAGAAGTTGGGATTTTATTAGTAAGAATCATGCTAGGTTTTACAATGGGAATACATGGAGTATCTAAAATTACAGATTTAAATGCAACAATAGGATTTTTTTCTAGTTTAGGTATCCCGTCAATAATGACTTGGTTAGTGATACTGCTTGAAATAGTAGGTGGTATTTTGATGATTATTGGGGTACTTGTTCCCATAGTTGCTGTGGGCTTCATTATTGAGATTGGTACGGCGATGGTTTTACTTGGATTTCAAAGAGGCTATGTAGGGGGCATTGAATTAGAAGTGATTATAATTGTACTAAGTATTTCAATGATACTTACGCACTGGAATAAGAAAATTATTAATTTGTATCCTGTACTAAACTAAAATTGAATCAAACTAACTTTTATTTAATATATTATATTCATGAAGACCAATCATTCATAGAAGGATTGGTCTATTTTTATGTCTATAAGAGGAATCTATCTAAGGAAAAAAATGTTTGAGACGTTTCTTTTTCTATCCAACTGTTTTGCTAGGAAGCAATCCAAAGAAAAAACCAGAAAATCTCTTATTAGAGTATCTGCAATTTTTGAATTTAATCTTGATAAGGATCGTGATTTAGTGGAATGACTTCATCGATAGGAAGAGTTATTTTTTATTGACTATTATACCTTTACAAGAAATGGAGCAATGCCAGGTATCCAAATTGAAAATATCTGGGGTATAGAAGATTGTAGTTATCAGACCATGTTATTGTCAGTTTTGAACTAATAAAATAAGTCTCAACTTTGTTCAGATAAAGGGAAAGTAGAATGGTGAAAGAAAAAATACAGCTATTTGAAATAAAATAATTCCAGCATCATCCGTTTTCTAAGCCATACTAACAGCGGAAAATAAGCGGATTATTGTGGTCAAACCCAGTAAAAGGCCAAGGAATTTAAACTATATTTTATTCATGTTTATTCCTCAAAAATTCAGGTTTTTAAATACATCATGGTAATCGAAAGGATAAGCAATTATAATTACTGTATACAGTAATTAATGGATTGAGTAAACTAATCTTACTTTGGATTTCTGAAAATGGCGAGAATGAGGTATAGCAGCTTTACAAACGCATTCTATTTAAACAAAAAAATACAAAGAATGTAACAGTAAATTGTACTATTAAGAAATAGAAGACTTACATTATAATAGAATTCAACATTGATTGATGATTAATGATGTAGAGGGAGCCAAAGAAACGCTGTCTGTATAGAATGATTTCATTGACTCGTCAGATACTGTCCATTTGCTTGTTCAATTGGCGTTTATGAATAATTTGGTGGGTCTTTATTTAGCTATCAATCGAAAATGTAAGTATTATTAGAGGTGTTGAAATTGATGTCCTCGTCAGAGTCAATGTTCTATACTGTTATTTTGTAGGTATATCAGTAAAAGGCTAAAAATTATTATGAAAGATATACATAAATGTAGGGCAGCCCTTTTTGATACTTAAGAAAAAGTACTATTTTTTATAAACTTCATCGACCAAATATAGCGTAATCTGTGGTAGTAAATTTTCCAAATATTATTTACGTGCGGTACGCAAAATCGTATCATAGATAGGAATCTATAGGGGGAAGTAAATGAAAAAAGTGAAAAAGGAACAACGTTCGGTTTCGTTAAATTGGTATAAGCGCTATAAAAAACGATTTAGTATAGGATATGTTATTGCTTGTTTCAGCTTAGTTATAGGGATTATATTTTCTATACTACTATTTTTATTAGTGTTGTTAGCTATATCAGATTATAATGACTCAAAAAAGCAAATAAACGAGCTAACAGAAGAACGTTTGGCACTTAGAGAAAAAATTCAGCACTCGGCAA
The DNA window shown above is from Enterococcus sp. 12C11_DIV0727 and carries:
- a CDS encoding pre-toxin TG domain-containing protein, with protein sequence MTKFNYSEFQRVFTSSQSDRVACLSSFSTVETNIAQFTATSALTGPGWDSAKQALSPYSVVTKALYNYHCDFGETYTAFLASFEGEVGETGKTLDTEELRELQEKLNRIQREKQDLLNKIAGNIALEIIGGYGVMAKDFQLGETQKKIDLLEKYEAFENSHAGDFSAIVSTGGDLISALSDLGKSKSFIAATGTYTYSDLKTKNWYTNLKTYNDSCPSQRIEIVKTDKYGYGLKVYINGKYSEVALTNLMYAQSKEGMKELGITMRDMAGEMTGLYSLYRLFNGKDPVTGEQASRLEAGLWTALLLLPQAKMLSAARELRAGNRLLTGVNLTAKDLQILNKAGYFDDVGKIGKLEKTGGFTKAQKVENFQNRIDNIRNRMPNSKLKNQGNMAVADVKIKVCQTSLWHIVKFTDQVAKVQI
- a CDS encoding deaminase domain-containing protein produces the protein MAHSKIHGPSSKGADLGNFSPASENRIFESYTIDKFPRYNDTEVKILEDIASKIKDPKLSGKIDLYTELPACQSCTNVILEFRKKFPNIELNIFTK
- a CDS encoding winged helix-turn-helix transcriptional regulator, translated to MAKVQDLYGVCPYFTSQKILSGKWAILILHHLDGETLRFSELEKRLGKITQSTLTKQLRALEENNLINRKVYNQVPPKVEYSLSELGILFKPVLASLAIWGNSYIDYLNKEKSNQNS
- a CDS encoding DoxX family protein, producing the protein MAKRYSEVGILLVRIMLGFTMGIHGVSKITDLNATIGFFSSLGIPSIMTWLVILLEIVGGILMIIGVLVPIVAVGFIIEIGTAMVLLGFQRGYVGGIELEVIIIVLSISMILTHWNKKIINLYPVLN